CACCCCAGCGAACAAGTCGCCTGCAGCCTCGCCAAATGGGATGAAATCGAAGTCGGGTTCGAAGTCGAAGTCGAAGTCGAGGTCGTGGCTTCGCAAAGTGACCGTGACGCCATTGACCGGCAAAATTGCGGCAATCTACCTGATTCTCATGTATGTCATCGTGTTCGCATCGCCACTTTTTTACCACCAGTCACCAGACGCCGCCAATCCGTTAGCGATGACACAGGGACCATCGGCACACCACCTGCTTGGAACGGATGACTTAGGGAGAGATGAACTCGCCCGTGTTTTGGCCGGCGGCAAGATTACCCTGCTCGTTGGCCTCGCTGCCATGGCGATTGCCATCACAGTCGGTGGCTTTCTCGGAAGTGTCGCCGCATTTTTCAAAGGCTGGGTTAGTACCGTCATCATGCGTATCGTGGACGTCATGTTGTCCATTCCATCCTTTTTCTTGGTCCTGATTGAGATAACGTCCTTTGGGCACAGCCCCACAATCGTCATATTGGTGGTTGGACTGACCTTTTGGCCACAAATCGCCAGGGTCGTGTACGCAGAAGTGCTCAAATGGAGAGACAGCCCGTTGGTGGAAGCCGCAGTGGTCATCGGATCGACAAAATGGCGCGTCCTGTTCCGCCACGTGATTCCTCAAGTGTTTTCCTCGCTTGTGGTCCTGTCAACGCTCGGTGTCGGCTGGGCGATATTGGCGGAATCGGGGTTGTCGTACCTGGGGCTAGGCATCCAACCGCCCCAAGCCTCGTGGGGAAACATGTTGCAGAATTCACAGACTTACATCTGGACCGATCCGATGCTCGGCATCTACCCTGGCATCCTCATTTTCGTGACGGTGCTCGCCTTTAGCATCCTCGGCGAGGCCCTCCGTGACGCGTTCGATCCGCGGCTGCGCGAACGTAGATAAGGAGCGGGGAGGCTACGGGGAGCGGAGGAGCGGAGGAGCGGAGGAGTGCGGGGAGTGCGGGGGTGACCGCGGCTGACAGCGGGGCTGCGCAGTAGGCAGGGGTGCGGGAGGACACGGGTGACAGCGGGGCTGCGCGGTATTCCGTCTGCCCGGCCGATAACGCACTGTGAACGCGCTATTCAGTCTGGGATGAATACCCTTAGACGGAAATAACGCGCTCGCAGCGCGTTATCCTTTGAATGGAGAGTACATAGCGCTTCGAGAACGCGTTATGACTCTCGGAAGGGGGCGTAACGCTTTGCCAGCGCGTTATTTCTTGGCGCTCTGGAAACTTGGGTACCGAATAGCGCCTTGCCAACGCGTTATCGTTCTCAGTCCGGCCGATGTCTCGCCTAGGTGTACCTATACCGTACCTCTATAGGCGGCACATTGGGAATCTAGCAAGTCCCCCGACTCCGTGGACTCGCTGGAGTCCCTCGAGTCGCTGGACTCTCGCTGTGCTCTCTATCCCAAAACTAACGGCCGTATGCTCACAGAATGTCGCCCAGTCGGGTTGGCCGCACGGGAGCCTGGGCTCGTTGCAACACAGGGCGTTTGCCTGTCTCCTCTGTCAGAATGTCCGCAACCACAGGTTGACAAACCCTTCCCTGACAGTGTCCCATTCCAACGCGAATCCGCCGTTTGATGCCTGGGATGGTGTCGGCCCCTTCAGCGATGCTGCGTAATATGTCCGACAGTAGGACTCCCTCACATCTGCACACAATCATGTCCTCCATGCGGCACTAGCTCCTTCGATTTCATTTCCTTCACTCCAGAGTTCCATCATCTTAGCCCGCCCCTGTTCGATGTTCGGGAGAAATTTGAAGCTTGACTCCTGCCGGGCTTGGGTGACGGCTGCTGCAGCTTGCTCGATGGTCATCGCAGGTCTTCTCCCGAGCGAGTGGGCGATGGAGACACCTGCGAGACGTCCTTGTGCCATCGCTACTTTGGCACTTTCAATGCCAGTGATGTTTCCAGCCACATAAAGCCCAACTGTCGGAGTCGACATGTCTGACCCATGGAGCGGTACAACTCCTCCGAGTTCCGGGATGTCTATCATCGGACAGCCCACCGTCTGCGCGAAATCTGCCAGTGGGTAAAGCCCCCCCGAGAGACATACTGTGTCTACTTCGATGGTTTCCGGATACCCAACCAGGGTTCCGTCAACCGTCA
The Alicyclobacillus curvatus genome window above contains:
- a CDS encoding ABC transporter permease; this translates as MKSKSGSKSKSKSRSWLRKVTVTPLTGKIAAIYLILMYVIVFASPLFYHQSPDAANPLAMTQGPSAHHLLGTDDLGRDELARVLAGGKITLLVGLAAMAIAITVGGFLGSVAAFFKGWVSTVIMRIVDVMLSIPSFFLVLIEITSFGHSPTIVILVVGLTFWPQIARVVYAEVLKWRDSPLVEAAVVIGSTKWRVLFRHVIPQVFSSLVVLSTLGVGWAILAESGLSYLGLGIQPPQASWGNMLQNSQTYIWTDPMLGIYPGILIFVTVLAFSILGEALRDAFDPRLRERR
- a CDS encoding (2Fe-2S)-binding protein; translation: MEDMIVCRCEGVLLSDILRSIAEGADTIPGIKRRIRVGMGHCQGRVCQPVVADILTEETGKRPVLQRAQAPVRPTRLGDIL